From the genome of Rhizobium binae, one region includes:
- the hisN gene encoding histidinol-phosphatase: protein MLPDRSFFNRLAEAARAETLPRFRSGLDVTNKLSSGFDPVTEGDRAAEFAIRALIEENFPDHGILGEEHGNVGLDRDHVWVIDPIDGTRAFIAGVPVWGTLIGLQKKGRAIMGMIEQPFTGERYFADENGSIYSGPEGERRLVTRQCDTLSNAILFTTSPHLFAGAEMEKYREIESQVRLFRYGCDCYAYALLAAGHIDLVIENGLKPYDVGGIIPVIEGAGGIITTWDGGRPENGGSIIAAGSRAVYEQAMAVLQR from the coding sequence ATGCTTCCTGACCGTTCGTTCTTCAATCGTCTGGCGGAGGCCGCCCGCGCCGAGACGCTGCCGCGCTTCCGCTCCGGCCTCGATGTCACCAACAAGCTCTCCTCGGGGTTCGATCCGGTGACGGAGGGCGACCGGGCCGCCGAGTTCGCCATCCGGGCGCTGATCGAGGAAAATTTTCCCGATCACGGCATTCTCGGCGAGGAGCACGGCAATGTCGGGCTTGACCGGGACCATGTCTGGGTGATCGATCCGATCGACGGAACCCGCGCCTTCATCGCCGGCGTGCCGGTCTGGGGAACGCTGATCGGCCTGCAGAAGAAGGGCCGGGCGATCATGGGCATGATCGAACAGCCTTTTACCGGCGAGCGTTATTTCGCCGACGAAAACGGTTCGATCTATAGCGGGCCGGAAGGCGAACGGCGGCTTGTGACGCGCCAGTGCGATACGCTTTCGAACGCTATCCTGTTCACCACCTCGCCGCATCTCTTCGCCGGCGCGGAGATGGAAAAATACCGGGAGATCGAGAGTCAGGTGCGGCTCTTCCGTTACGGCTGCGACTGCTATGCCTACGCGCTGCTCGCTGCCGGCCATATCGATCTCGTCATCGAGAACGGCCTCAAGCCCTATGATGTCGGCGGCATCATTCCCGTCATCGAGGGGGCGGGCGGCATTATCACCACCTGGGACGGCGGTCGGCCGGAAAATGGCGGCTCGATCATCGCCGCCGGCAGCCGGGCGGTCTATGAGCAGGCGATGGCCGTGCTGCAACGCTGA
- the cpdR1 gene encoding response regulator CpdR1, which yields MTQKILLAEDDNDMRRFLVKALEKAGYKVLSYDNGASAYDRLREEPFSLLLTDIVMPEMDGIELARRATELDPDLKVMFITGFAAVALNPDSKAPKDAKVLSKPFHLRDLVDEVNKMLAA from the coding sequence ATGACTCAAAAGATACTTCTCGCCGAAGACGACAACGACATGCGCCGCTTCCTGGTGAAAGCGCTGGAAAAGGCCGGTTACAAGGTCCTTTCTTATGATAACGGCGCCAGCGCCTATGACCGGCTGCGCGAGGAACCGTTTTCCCTGCTGCTGACCGATATCGTCATGCCCGAGATGGACGGCATCGAACTGGCGCGCCGCGCCACCGAACTCGATCCCGACCTGAAGGTGATGTTCATTACCGGTTTTGCCGCCGTGGCGCTGAACCCTGATTCGAAAGCGCCGAAGGATGCCAAGGTCCTTTCCAAGCCCTTCCACCTGCGCGACCTCGTCGACGAGGTCAACAAAATGCTTGCCGCATAA
- a CDS encoding alpha/beta fold hydrolase encodes MDQVLYSTPDNPAPENRTEGYFETHDGHRLRYAVFRSGAPVAKGTVVILHGRNEYIEKYFETIRDLTAKGLWVATFDLRGQGGSSRLMKRRNHGHIRRFADYERDLDIFLEKVVLPDTRLPFYLLAHSTGGLIALSAAPYLTTRIDRMVLSAPFIGLTGQAASPRVIRALAGTLTALGLGFLPLTSKLKEPDFSDNPLTSDELRFERNVAMMKAHPELTLGPPTARWLTEAFRTMDRVTSPNHLFSITIPTIVIAPTRDGVVPYTAQERLSRYFRAGQLVPINGARHEIFQERDIYRAAALAAFHAFIPGSDAEENQDVAALGT; translated from the coding sequence ATGGATCAGGTTCTCTATTCGACGCCCGACAACCCCGCCCCGGAAAACCGCACGGAAGGGTATTTTGAAACCCATGACGGCCACCGGCTGCGTTACGCCGTCTTCCGCTCCGGCGCTCCGGTCGCCAAGGGCACGGTGGTCATTCTCCATGGCCGCAACGAATATATCGAGAAATACTTCGAGACGATCCGCGACCTGACCGCGAAAGGCCTCTGGGTCGCCACCTTCGATCTGCGCGGCCAGGGCGGTTCGTCGCGACTGATGAAGCGCCGCAATCACGGTCACATCCGCCGCTTTGCCGATTACGAGCGCGATCTCGACATCTTCCTCGAAAAGGTGGTGCTGCCGGATACGCGCCTGCCTTTTTACCTGCTTGCCCATTCCACCGGTGGGCTGATCGCGCTGTCGGCCGCCCCCTATCTGACCACCCGCATCGACCGCATGGTACTGTCTGCTCCCTTCATCGGCCTGACCGGCCAGGCAGCCTCGCCGCGTGTCATCCGCGCCCTTGCCGGGACCCTGACTGCTCTCGGCCTTGGTTTCCTGCCATTGACCTCGAAATTGAAGGAGCCTGATTTCAGCGACAATCCGCTGACCTCGGACGAACTCCGCTTCGAGCGCAATGTCGCGATGATGAAGGCGCATCCGGAGCTGACGCTCGGTCCGCCGACGGCCCGTTGGCTCACCGAGGCGTTCCGCACCATGGATCGGGTCACCTCCCCCAACCATCTCTTTTCGATCACCATCCCGACCATCGTCATCGCCCCGACGCGTGACGGCGTCGTGCCCTATACCGCGCAGGAGCGGCTCTCGCGCTATTTCCGCGCCGGTCAGCTGGTGCCGATCAACGGCGCCCGCCACGAAATCTTTCAGGAACGGGATATCTACCGCGCCGCCGCGTTGGCGGCCTTCCATGCCTTCATTCCTGGCAGCGATGCCGAGGAAAACCAGGATGTCGCTGCCCTTGGCACGTGA
- a CDS encoding N-formylglutamate amidohydrolase, translated as MPEIREYELFEVHEPVSQTIPFVYNSPHSGRIYPPEFIAQSRLEGIAIRRSEDHYVDELFGSAVTLGAPLLAANFPRAYLDVNREPYELDPRMFDGMLPPYANVNSLRVAGGLGTIPRIVAENMEIYARRLPVQEGLDRVEAVYKPYHAALRRLIARTHVQFGFGVLIDCHSMPGNVRVAGCTGRPDFIIGDRYGTSASAELSRAAIAILEEMGFAAIRNKPYAGGFITEHYGRPSRGLHALQIEVNRAIYVDEVTLEKREDFAAVADAVTAFMQQMADYVEKFAGDRALAAE; from the coding sequence GTGCCGGAAATCCGCGAATACGAGCTTTTTGAGGTTCATGAGCCCGTGTCGCAGACCATTCCCTTCGTCTACAACTCCCCCCATAGCGGCCGCATTTATCCACCGGAATTCATCGCCCAGTCGAGGCTAGAAGGCATCGCCATCCGCCGTTCCGAGGACCATTATGTCGATGAGCTCTTCGGTTCGGCCGTCACCCTCGGCGCACCGCTTCTCGCCGCCAATTTTCCGCGCGCCTATCTCGACGTCAACCGCGAGCCCTACGAGCTTGATCCCAGGATGTTCGACGGGATGCTGCCGCCCTACGCCAATGTCAATTCGCTCAGGGTCGCCGGCGGGCTCGGCACCATTCCGCGCATCGTCGCCGAGAACATGGAGATCTATGCGAGGCGCTTACCGGTGCAGGAAGGCCTCGATCGGGTCGAGGCCGTCTATAAGCCTTACCATGCGGCGCTGCGACGGCTGATCGCCCGCACCCATGTGCAGTTCGGCTTCGGCGTGCTGATCGATTGCCACTCGATGCCCGGCAATGTGCGCGTCGCCGGCTGCACCGGACGGCCCGATTTTATCATCGGCGATCGCTACGGCACCAGCGCGTCGGCCGAACTTTCGCGCGCCGCCATCGCCATCCTCGAGGAAATGGGCTTCGCGGCGATCCGCAACAAGCCCTATGCCGGTGGTTTCATCACCGAACATTACGGCCGCCCCTCGCGCGGCCTGCATGCATTGCAGATCGAAGTGAACCGGGCGATCTATGTCGACGAGGTGACGCTGGAGAAGCGCGAAGATTTTGCCGCGGTTGCCGACGCCGTGACGGCCTTCATGCAACAGATGGCGGACTATGTCGAAAAGTTCGCCGGCGACCGGGCGCTGGCCGCCGAGTAA